The Oscarella lobularis chromosome 12, ooOscLobu1.1, whole genome shotgun sequence genome window below encodes:
- the LOC136193929 gene encoding F-box DNA helicase 1-like, with protein MFGQNVVYPLPPFPNGEDGDFRVKMPRMERCISSPRTVGELPAEILENVLSLLPLPDLLLNASLTCKRWNSIICSENFMPSKKRYWKIVANNAFKKEILDSYVAKEVVNSPNSVLKFAKLVENFQPNVSSYAGTNKALRMCRLFGVACSILEQKLGNDSSELNTWSLIFLLVALSSTVRDCCEVVRQITLPYVSKDRLPFVSSAKGLDFLYYIATYLKELEHPCSFSPGIHYRLYYALSQSERGGQSPNEYSFTQEQMRILNHDLAPRALVKVLAFAGTGKTSTLVEYARRRPGMRFLFACFNKSVQIHADAVFPSNVVCRTFHSLAYGAVGYRFKNKLSLFGDVNEYSVSEALGRAVHPVHKKRLVNTLNQYLSSDDNDIKPEHVPSDVRLAEPNEWRRYVDDANLLWSKMTDRCNVKVKIGHDGYLKLWQLAKSCITGYDCLLVDEAQDITPAIASIILTQSTPKIMVGDPHQQIYAFRGATNILSGVAATRIFYLTQSFRFGPEIAYVASCLLAELKGVRDRLIVGTLADSGVCGDQIGQVVVIGRLNYSLFKEAVYFCKANASVPIGFVGGIESYGMSRILSIYKLMINAPRECRRIKLIRLSGDLIKTFGNLVAYAENAPDLGLQGKIKIVQTFGSNVPDYVKLLRDRAKPPDEAEVLFSTVHKAKGLEFSTVRLLDDFLCSTHFHSSAQHPIPLGHLPEDEFNLLYVAATRAKQRLLMSPTLFSVMRSTGEKFVVPGMKFEKEVADLACPFCRISLALSREQRRLSAISLRQKHIVLANGHVALAGGFVHCSDCRNRRAPYLTEL; from the exons ATGTTCGGCCAAAATGTCGTCTATCCtttgccgccgtttccgaatggcgaagacggcgactttCGAGTCAAAATGCCTCGAATGGAACGTTGtatctcgtcgccgagaacAGTCGGAGAACTTCCAGCGGAAATActcgaaaacgttttgagCCTCTTGCCCCTTCCCGATCTCCTACTCAATGCTTCATTGACTTGCAAACGATGGAATTCTATCATCTGCAGCGAGAAC ttcaTGCCTAGCAAGAAGAGATACTGGAAGATCGTTGCGAACAACGCCTTCAAGAAGGAGATCTTAGATTCCTACGTGGCAAAAGAAGTCGTCAACTCGCCGAATTCCGTTCTGAAATTTGCCAA ATTGGTAGAAAATTTTCAACCGAACGTATCGTCGTACGCAGGTACCAACAAAGCGCTTCGCATGTGTCGTCTCTTTGGCGTGGCTTGTAGCATTCTGGAGCAAAAGCTGGGAAACGATTCTTCT GAATTGAATACGTGGAGTTTGATCTTTTTACTCGTTGCTCTATCGAGCACCGTTCGCGATTGCTGCGAAGTTGTTCGTCAAATCACGCTTCCTTACGTGTCGAAGGATCGATTGCCATTTGTTTCATCAGCAAAAGGACTGGACTTTCTGTATTACATAGCTACGTATCTGAAAGAGCTCGAGCATCCGTGCTCATTTTCCCCAGg AATTCACTATCGGCTCTATTATGCTTTGTCTCAAAGCGAACGAGGCGGACAGTCTCCAAACGAATACAG CTTTACTCAGGAGCAGATGAGAATACTGAATCATGATTTGGCGCCTCGTGCGCTTGTCAAAGTTCTTGCTTTTGCTG GAACGGGTAAAACGTCTACGCTTGTCGAATATGCAAGACGTCGTCCTGGCATGCGATTTCTCTTTGCTTGCTTTAATAA GAGCGTACAGATCCACGCCGACGCGGTATTTCCCTCGAATGTGGTTTGCAGAACGTTTCATTCTTTGGCTTATGGAGCCGTTGGCTATCG TTTTAAGAACAAACTTTCATTATTTGGAGACGTCAATGAATATAGCGTGTCGGAAGCACTAGGTAGAGCAGTTCATCCGGTACACAAGAAACGGCTCGTCAACACGTTGAATCAATACCTCTCGtccgacgacaacgacattAAGCCGGAACACGTTCCCAGTGACGTTCGTCTTGCCGAACCAAACGAG TGGAGGCGTTACGTCGACGATGCAAATTTGTTGTGGTCGAAAATGACTGATCGTTGTAACGTAAAAGTTAAAATAGGCCACGACG GTTATCTCAAGTTGTGGCAGCTCGCCAAATCCTGTATAACGGGTTATGACTGCTTGCTCGTAGACGAGGCTCAGGACATAACTCCAG CTATTGCTTCTATTATACTTACTCAGTCGACGCCCAAAATAATGGTTGGCGATCCGCATCAGCAAATATACGCATTTCGAGGGGCGACGAATATCTTGAGCGGAGTTGCTGCTACACGCATTTTCTATTTGACTCAA TCCTTTCGATTTGGACCCGAAATTGCCTACGTCGCCTCGTGTCTTCTCGCAGAATTGAAAGGCGTTCGAGACCGACTTATCGTTGGAACACTTGCCGACA GCGGCGTTTGCGGGGATCAGATTGGTCAAGTTGTCGTCATAGGGAGACTAAACTACTCGCTATTCAAAGAAGCCGTTTACTTCTGCAAAGCAAATGCGTCGGTGCCAATTGGCTTTGTTGGG GGTATTGAATCTTATGGCATGAGCAGAATCCTGTCCATTTACAAGCTAATGATAAACGCTCCACGTGAGTGCAGA CGCATCAAATTGATCCGTCTATCAGgagatttaattaagaccTTCGGCAATTTGGTCGCTTACGCGGAGAACGCGCCGGATTTGGGGCTACAGGGAAAAATAAAA ATAGTTCAAACTTTTGGAAGCAATGTTCCCGATTACGTGAAGTTGCTCAGAGACCGAGCGAAACCTCCAGACGAAGCag AGGTCCTCTTCTCTACGGTGCACAAAGCCAAAGGTTTGGAATTCAGCACCGTTCggcttctcgacgattttctctgCTCGACTCATTTTCACTCGTCTGCTCAACATCCGATTCCGCTTGGGCACTTACCCGAAGACGAGTTCAATCTTCTTTACGTTGCAGCAACGCGAGCAAAGCAGCGTCTTCTCATGTCACCGACTCTGTTTAGCGTTATGCGTTCCACCGGC GAAAAATTTGTTGTTCCAGGGATGAAATTTGAGAAAGAG GTCGCTGATCTGGCGTGCCCCTTCTGTAGAATCAGTCTCGCTCTCAGTCGCGAGCAAAGGCGCCTCAGTGCCATTTCCCTAAGGCAGAAGCATATTGTTCTC GCCAACGGTCATGTTGCTCTAGCTGGTGGCTTTGTTCATTGTTCAGACTGCCGAAACCGCCGAGCCCCGTACTTAACCGAATTATAA
- the LOC136193877 gene encoding uncharacterized protein encodes MKGFIAMMLLFIQAVSSFSPNRRLRWKPENDDVLIVSPPSVKPSNVTDVQATRFPANTSSGLNSTDEDLRSQHTTTSFPTNTTSSIPTEEDVPVNINQMNVTILRVVMHETNPSEEPKELELRTYPEKEHLGTDKRGIVRKSPKKTTTFMIVRYGKGEFVLCAIRGKRRYIASLDGTTNGIQLHCTAETGFMKKNKACKDEIKRMGNSEVAPYLFTLTVK; translated from the exons ATGAAGGGATTTATTGCAATGATGCTTCTCTTCATTCAAGCGGTATCAAGCTTTTCACCTAATAGGAGACTTAGGTGGAAacctgaaaacgacgatgtcCTC ATTGTGAGTCCACCGTCAGTGAAACCGAGCAACGTCACTGACGTTCAAGCAACCCGCTTTCCTGCTAATACGAGCTCCGGTTTGAATTCTACAGACGAGGATCTG CGTTCACAACATACGACTACCAGCTTTCCTACTAATACGACGAGCTCTATTCCTACAGAAGAGGATGTG CCTGTGAACATCAATCAAATGAACGTCACAATCCTTCGAGTTGTGATGCACGAAACAAATCCTTCCGAGGAGCCAAAGGAACTCGAACTGCGCACGTATCCCGAAAAGGAACACTTAGGAACCGATAAAAGGGGCATAGTAAGGAAAAGTCCGAAG AAAACGACCACATTTATGATCGTTCGATATGGAAAGGGCGAATTCGTTCTATGCGCGATCAGGGGGAAGAGACGCTACATTGCCTCGTTGGATGGAACAACGAATGGAATCCAACTACATTGCACCGCCGAAACAGGCTTCATGAAAAAGAACAAGGCCTGCAAGGACGAAATCAAGAGGATGGGAAACTCCGAAGTGGCTCCTTATCTATTCACTCTGACAGTGAAGTag
- the LOC136193621 gene encoding L-threonine ammonia-lyase-like, translated as MSFAVDGVSVSTKSLQRARVVVDESPFTVRTPLARAVEDRLDPTLKRRNIELHLKLESMQRSGSFKMRGLANQLAHVPPSVLDGSRKLVTMSAGNYGRAFAQALRANRLQGVVCMPENAPISRAELIKSFGLDVERMPATELMTAVNRHVEEDGMTLLHPFDDVHLMLGYGSCGYEILEDVPDADVVVVCCGGGGLVSGIAAAIKLSGGEKCRIFAVEPEAAPSMYLSCKEGKAVSITPKKTIAAGLAPPFAGKNCFEFVKRFVEDVVLVTDEQIQHAVQVLFGAGLVAEPSGAAAVAAILSGKIPNIDNCKVVAVVTGGNVTPKELADLVPEKLEK; from the exons ATGAGCTTCGCAGTGGACGGCGTCAGCGTATCGACAAAAAGCTTACAGCGTGCGCGAGTTGTTGTGGACGAGAGCCCGTTTACGGTGCGAACGCCTCTCGCGCGAGCCGTCGAGGATCGGCTCGATCCGACGCTGAAGCGACGCAACATCGAACTTCATCTCAAGCTGGAGAGCATGCAACGAAGCG GCTCGTTCAAGATGCGCGGACTGGCGAACCAGCTGGCGCACGTTCCCCCGTCCGTTCTCGACGGAAGTCGCAAGTTAGTGACGATGTCGGCGGGGAATTACGGCCGAGCCTTCGCCCAGGCGTTGCGAGCCAATCGCCTGCAAGGCGTCGTATGCATGCCGGAAAACGCGCCAATAAGTCGCGCAGAACTAATCAAG aGTTTTGgcctcgacgtcgaacgtaTGCCTGCAACGGAATTGATGACTGCCGTCAATCGTCACGTCGAAGAGGATGGCATGACTCTGTTGCAtcccttcgacgacgttcatcTGATGCTGGGTTACGGCAG TTGTGGATATGAGATACTTGAAGATGTTCCTGATGCTGATGTGGTGGTCGTCTGttgcggtggcggcggtcTCGTGTCTGGAATAGCGGCGGCTATTAAACTGTCCGGAGGGGAAAAATGCCGAATATTTGCCGTCGAACCTGAGGCAG CTCCTTCAATGTATTTGAGCTGCAAGGAAGGCAAGGCGGTTTCTATCACGCCCAAGAAAACGATTGCAGCTGGATTGGCTCCACCATTTGCAG GTAAAAATTGCTTTGAGTTTGTAAAGCGTTTTGTCGAAGACGTGGTCCTAGTTACGGACGAGCAAATTCAACA TGCTGTTCAAGTCCTATTTGGCGCTGGGCTCGTTGCTGAGCCGTCAGGCGCGGCGGCAGTGGCGGCTATTCTGTCCGGCAAGATCCCCAATATTGATAATTGCAAGGTCGTCGCTGTGGTCACCGGGGGCAACGTCACGCCTAAAGAATTGGCTGACCTAGTTCcagaaaaattagaaaagtAA
- the LOC136193620 gene encoding non-lysosomal glucosylceramidase-like isoform X1: MRLQLLVCSRSASGKKCDFALQFHDVSIGWNLLVESVKRQLIQILHLRREDSFAFYYIDDEDDAVKINSDLEWREALRVSGEEQMGALVMHLEARLKDTRSIGRSSCCGESPSTCCPGPKTDFDDVTPPPKVVNPTADEYKYSGDALMAATFPLGALGGGCISVAGDGGLRQWQVCNSINHKAHVPDSFFAIRVGSGTSSTAAVLMSPALYNKQGFKPAYRVTDHVIPQASKDLLAALPGIETIEITAKFPTVEIDYTSPDIPVQIHAEAFSPSIPLDSKDSGLPVIIFNYTVTNPTTSTVEVSLLGSLQNIAGWDGMKVIANEVEESAYGGNTNIVIPKTAGYTALDMMNPSLPATDSQNGHVSLAVLHDTGDVVGATPQYDAVKDLWASFSKTGKLPAGSTGPSPAGKTWNGALSLTKAVGPKKAETFTFLLAWHFPHRYVNWRQTQFGIKDEKTHFYLGNQYATFWPTIEKVLDYAVTNVVALASRTRAFRDAMFNSTLPWQLIDSAAGRVSVLNSPTCMWHGDGNFYAFEGCGGGGGEITGGCCPLNCTHVWNYEFTLSRLWPDLERTMRAIDLQEQLSPNAIIPSRTTVPLELRRQWTFWPDYTEIDPSSRMICVDGEIGTVNKTYREVLQGAPKEWFDQQWHQVKKVMKRWMDELDDGAGVIRGAQPNTYDCAIYGVNTFIGTQYLCALRAAEEMAKLQGDTASASAYHDRFAMGSEALEKLCFTNGKYYTQVVDPTHAVDIMGDGTHADALMGWWWARALNLGDILPIDHVKSSLQATFTQNHVTEFDPKMQSPRPFFDQRDAGMFIERWPDGKVPTNAVRYSSEGAWTGLEYPFAAQCLYAGLNDVFLQVLTEARAKYDGTRRSPWNEIECGDHYSRPMSALQLFEVASGITWSFVSVLNVKAVAVNLSFAPRLTFTNYRGFFILATCYGQYVQIGDANLASGTAQVSVTEGDLVLNRLQIKSTASAATATVSHKPVEAKVSQNEGVLTLAFTAPVTVHASEAITINIG, encoded by the exons ATGCGTCTGCAGTTGCTTGTTTGCAGTCGAAGTGCTTCTGGCAAAAAGTGCGATTTCGCCTTGCAATTTCATGACGTTTCTATTGGCTGGAATCTGCTCGTCGAATCGGTGAAACGGCAGCTCATTCAAATCCTGCACCTGCGCAGAGAAGATAGCTTCGCATTTTACTACAttgacgatgaagacgatgcAGTAA AGATCAACAGCGACTTGGAATGGCGAGAAGCGCTTCGCGTGAGCGGCGAAGAGCAAATGGGAGCTCTTGTCATGCATCTGGAAGCTCGTTTGAAG GACACCAGGTCGATTGGAAG gtcctcTTGCTGTGGAGAGTCTCCATCGACTTGCTGTCCTGGTCCAAAGAccgattttgacgacgtgACTCCACCTCCTAAAGT CGTCAATCCAACGGCTGATGAGTACAAATATTCAGGCGACGCTCTGATGGCCGCAACGTTTCCACTCGGCGCTTTGG GTGGAGGATGCATTTCTGTGGCTGGTGACGGGGGACTCCGTCAATGGCAAGTGTGCAATTCAATCAATCACAAAGCTCACGTTCCAGATTCATTTTTCGCTATTCG AGTCGGAAGTGGAACGTCGTCTACAGCGGCAGTTCTCATGTCTCCCGCTCTCTATAACAAGCAGGGATTCAAGCCGGCGTATCGCGTTACAGATCACG ttATTCCTCAAGCGTCGAAGGATTTACTTGCTGCTTTGCCGGGAATCGAAACAATCGAAATCACAGCCAAATTTCCTACAGTAGAAA TTGACTACACGTCGCCTGACATACCGGTTCAGATTCACGCTGAGGCGTTTAGTCCTAGCATTCCTCTGGATTCGAAGGACAGCGGATTGCCGGTGATCATATTCAATTACACGGTCACCAATCCGACAACGAGCACAGTTGAA GTGTCTTTGCTCGGCTCCCTGCAGAATATTGCCGGTTGGGATGGAATGAAAGTCATTGCAAATGAAG TTGAGGAGAGTGCCTACGGTGGAAATACGAATATTGTCATACCGAAAAC TGCTGGATACACTGCTTTGGATATGATGAATCCATCGTTGCCTGCAACGGATTCCCAGAACGGTCACGTGTCTTTGGCAG TTTTGCATGACACTGGTGACGTAGTGGGCGCGACTCCTCAATACGATGCCGTCAAGGACTTGtgggcttcgttttctaagACGGGAAAGCTTCCAGCAGGATCAACTGGACCTTCACCA GCTGGGAAAACTTGGAATGGAGCTCTTTCACTGACAAAAGCAGTTGGGCCTAAAAAGGCTGAG ACTTTCACGTTTTTGCTTGCGTGGCATTTTCCGCACAG ATACGTCAATTGGCGTCAAACTCAgtttggaatcaaagacgaaaaaaccCACTTCTACTTAGGAAATCAATACGCCACCTTTTGGCCTACGATTGAAAAg gttctCGACTACGCTGTCACCAACGTGGTCGCGCTGGCCTCCAGAACGCGAGCGTTTCGAGACGCAATGTTTAATTCtacgttgccatggcaactGATCGACAGTGCCGCCGGACGCGTCTCCGTTCTGAACTCGCCCACGTGCATGTggcacggcgacggaaaCTTCTACGCGTTCGAAGGCTGTGGTGGCGGTGGAGGCGAAATTACGGGGG GTTGCTGTCCTCTCAATTGTACACATGTGTGGAACTACGAGTTCACTCTGTCGAG ACTTTGGCCTGACTTGGAGAGGACTATGAGAGCTATCGACTTGCAGGAGCAGCTGTCTCCCAATGCTATTATTCCTAG tcGAACGACAGTTCCTTTGGAGTTGCGAAGGCAATGGACATTTTGGCCTGATTACACAGAGATCGACCCGTCGTCGAGGATGAtttgcgtcgacggcgaaattgGAACTGTGAACAAGACCTATCGAGAA GTTTTGCAAGGCGCACCGAAGGAGTGGTTCGATCAGCAGTGGCACCAAGTGAAAAAAGTGATGAAGCGTTGGATGGATGAACTGGACGACGGAGCCG GCGTCATTCGAGGAGCTCAACCCAACACGTACGATTGTGCTATATACGGCGTGAATACCTTCATTGGAACGCAGTATCTCTGCGCATTGAG AGCCGCTGAGGAAATGGCCAAGCTTCAAGGCGACACC GCCTCGGCTTCCGCTTATCACGATCGTTTTGCAATGGGATCTGAGGCGCTGGAGAAACTCTGCTTCACCAACGGAAAATACTACACCCAAGTCGTCGACCCAACTCACGCGGTTGACATCATGGGAGACG GCACTCACGCGGACGCGTTGATGGGCTGGTGGTGGGCTCGCGCTTTGAACTTGGGCGACATTCTGCCTATCGACCACGTGAAGTCGTCGCTCCAGGCAACGTTCACTCAAAATCACGTCACGGAGTTCGATCCAA AGATGCAGTCTCCTCGCCCGTTCTTTGACCAACGTGATGCTGGGATGTTCATCGAACGTTGGCCAGACGGAAAAGTGCCTACCAACGCCGTTCGCTATTCATCAGAG GGTGCTTGGACGGGTCTGGAGTATCCGTTCGCTGCTCAGTGTTTGTACGCCGGCCTGAATGACGTCTTCCTTCAAG TTCTTACTGAGGCTAGAGCGAAGTACGACGGCACTCGACGCAGTCCGTGGAATGAAATCGAATGTGGGGATCACTACTCGAGACCCATGTCCGCTCTTCAGCTCTTCGAAGTCGCGTCCGGAATC ACGTGGAGCTTTGTTTCGGTTCTGAACGTGAAAGCCGTTGCTGTGAATTTGTCGTTTGCACCTCGATTGACGTTTACGAACTACCGAGGGTTTTTCATTCTGGCGACGTGCTACGGCCAGTACGTGCAAATTGGAGACGCGAATCTCGCCTCGGGAACCGCTCAG GTTTCTGTAACTGAAGGGGACCTCGTGCTGAACCGACTCCAGATTAAATCaactgcttctgctgctacAGCAACGGTTTCTCACAAGCCAGTGGAGGCCAAGGTTTCCCAG AATGAGGGTGTGCTGACTTTGGCTTTTACGGCTCCAGTGACCGTGCATGCTAGCGAGGCTATTACGATCAACATTGGATGA
- the LOC136193620 gene encoding non-lysosomal glucosylceramidase-like isoform X2, with amino-acid sequence MAATFPLGALGGGCISVAGDGGLRQWQVCNSINHKAHVPDSFFAIRVGSGTSSTAAVLMSPALYNKQGFKPAYRVTDHVIPQASKDLLAALPGIETIEITAKFPTVEIDYTSPDIPVQIHAEAFSPSIPLDSKDSGLPVIIFNYTVTNPTTSTVEVSLLGSLQNIAGWDGMKVIANEVEESAYGGNTNIVIPKTAGYTALDMMNPSLPATDSQNGHVSLAVLHDTGDVVGATPQYDAVKDLWASFSKTGKLPAGSTGPSPAGKTWNGALSLTKAVGPKKAETFTFLLAWHFPHRYVNWRQTQFGIKDEKTHFYLGNQYATFWPTIEKVLDYAVTNVVALASRTRAFRDAMFNSTLPWQLIDSAAGRVSVLNSPTCMWHGDGNFYAFEGCGGGGGEITGGCCPLNCTHVWNYEFTLSRLWPDLERTMRAIDLQEQLSPNAIIPSRTTVPLELRRQWTFWPDYTEIDPSSRMICVDGEIGTVNKTYREVLQGAPKEWFDQQWHQVKKVMKRWMDELDDGAGVIRGAQPNTYDCAIYGVNTFIGTQYLCALRAAEEMAKLQGDTASASAYHDRFAMGSEALEKLCFTNGKYYTQVVDPTHAVDIMGDGTHADALMGWWWARALNLGDILPIDHVKSSLQATFTQNHVTEFDPKMQSPRPFFDQRDAGMFIERWPDGKVPTNAVRYSSEGAWTGLEYPFAAQCLYAGLNDVFLQVLTEARAKYDGTRRSPWNEIECGDHYSRPMSALQLFEVASGITWSFVSVLNVKAVAVNLSFAPRLTFTNYRGFFILATCYGQYVQIGDANLASGTAQVSVTEGDLVLNRLQIKSTASAATATVSHKPVEAKVSQNEGVLTLAFTAPVTVHASEAITINIG; translated from the exons ATGGCCGCAACGTTTCCACTCGGCGCTTTGG GTGGAGGATGCATTTCTGTGGCTGGTGACGGGGGACTCCGTCAATGGCAAGTGTGCAATTCAATCAATCACAAAGCTCACGTTCCAGATTCATTTTTCGCTATTCG AGTCGGAAGTGGAACGTCGTCTACAGCGGCAGTTCTCATGTCTCCCGCTCTCTATAACAAGCAGGGATTCAAGCCGGCGTATCGCGTTACAGATCACG ttATTCCTCAAGCGTCGAAGGATTTACTTGCTGCTTTGCCGGGAATCGAAACAATCGAAATCACAGCCAAATTTCCTACAGTAGAAA TTGACTACACGTCGCCTGACATACCGGTTCAGATTCACGCTGAGGCGTTTAGTCCTAGCATTCCTCTGGATTCGAAGGACAGCGGATTGCCGGTGATCATATTCAATTACACGGTCACCAATCCGACAACGAGCACAGTTGAA GTGTCTTTGCTCGGCTCCCTGCAGAATATTGCCGGTTGGGATGGAATGAAAGTCATTGCAAATGAAG TTGAGGAGAGTGCCTACGGTGGAAATACGAATATTGTCATACCGAAAAC TGCTGGATACACTGCTTTGGATATGATGAATCCATCGTTGCCTGCAACGGATTCCCAGAACGGTCACGTGTCTTTGGCAG TTTTGCATGACACTGGTGACGTAGTGGGCGCGACTCCTCAATACGATGCCGTCAAGGACTTGtgggcttcgttttctaagACGGGAAAGCTTCCAGCAGGATCAACTGGACCTTCACCA GCTGGGAAAACTTGGAATGGAGCTCTTTCACTGACAAAAGCAGTTGGGCCTAAAAAGGCTGAG ACTTTCACGTTTTTGCTTGCGTGGCATTTTCCGCACAG ATACGTCAATTGGCGTCAAACTCAgtttggaatcaaagacgaaaaaaccCACTTCTACTTAGGAAATCAATACGCCACCTTTTGGCCTACGATTGAAAAg gttctCGACTACGCTGTCACCAACGTGGTCGCGCTGGCCTCCAGAACGCGAGCGTTTCGAGACGCAATGTTTAATTCtacgttgccatggcaactGATCGACAGTGCCGCCGGACGCGTCTCCGTTCTGAACTCGCCCACGTGCATGTggcacggcgacggaaaCTTCTACGCGTTCGAAGGCTGTGGTGGCGGTGGAGGCGAAATTACGGGGG GTTGCTGTCCTCTCAATTGTACACATGTGTGGAACTACGAGTTCACTCTGTCGAG ACTTTGGCCTGACTTGGAGAGGACTATGAGAGCTATCGACTTGCAGGAGCAGCTGTCTCCCAATGCTATTATTCCTAG tcGAACGACAGTTCCTTTGGAGTTGCGAAGGCAATGGACATTTTGGCCTGATTACACAGAGATCGACCCGTCGTCGAGGATGAtttgcgtcgacggcgaaattgGAACTGTGAACAAGACCTATCGAGAA GTTTTGCAAGGCGCACCGAAGGAGTGGTTCGATCAGCAGTGGCACCAAGTGAAAAAAGTGATGAAGCGTTGGATGGATGAACTGGACGACGGAGCCG GCGTCATTCGAGGAGCTCAACCCAACACGTACGATTGTGCTATATACGGCGTGAATACCTTCATTGGAACGCAGTATCTCTGCGCATTGAG AGCCGCTGAGGAAATGGCCAAGCTTCAAGGCGACACC GCCTCGGCTTCCGCTTATCACGATCGTTTTGCAATGGGATCTGAGGCGCTGGAGAAACTCTGCTTCACCAACGGAAAATACTACACCCAAGTCGTCGACCCAACTCACGCGGTTGACATCATGGGAGACG GCACTCACGCGGACGCGTTGATGGGCTGGTGGTGGGCTCGCGCTTTGAACTTGGGCGACATTCTGCCTATCGACCACGTGAAGTCGTCGCTCCAGGCAACGTTCACTCAAAATCACGTCACGGAGTTCGATCCAA AGATGCAGTCTCCTCGCCCGTTCTTTGACCAACGTGATGCTGGGATGTTCATCGAACGTTGGCCAGACGGAAAAGTGCCTACCAACGCCGTTCGCTATTCATCAGAG GGTGCTTGGACGGGTCTGGAGTATCCGTTCGCTGCTCAGTGTTTGTACGCCGGCCTGAATGACGTCTTCCTTCAAG TTCTTACTGAGGCTAGAGCGAAGTACGACGGCACTCGACGCAGTCCGTGGAATGAAATCGAATGTGGGGATCACTACTCGAGACCCATGTCCGCTCTTCAGCTCTTCGAAGTCGCGTCCGGAATC ACGTGGAGCTTTGTTTCGGTTCTGAACGTGAAAGCCGTTGCTGTGAATTTGTCGTTTGCACCTCGATTGACGTTTACGAACTACCGAGGGTTTTTCATTCTGGCGACGTGCTACGGCCAGTACGTGCAAATTGGAGACGCGAATCTCGCCTCGGGAACCGCTCAG GTTTCTGTAACTGAAGGGGACCTCGTGCTGAACCGACTCCAGATTAAATCaactgcttctgctgctacAGCAACGGTTTCTCACAAGCCAGTGGAGGCCAAGGTTTCCCAG AATGAGGGTGTGCTGACTTTGGCTTTTACGGCTCCAGTGACCGTGCATGCTAGCGAGGCTATTACGATCAACATTGGATGA